The following proteins come from a genomic window of Scomber japonicus isolate fScoJap1 chromosome 4, fScoJap1.pri, whole genome shotgun sequence:
- the abtb1 gene encoding ankyrin repeat and BTB/POZ domain-containing protein 1 isoform X1: MPHRGPKTPRGSWMCTICLAAAERATFVESDTLLNKETLTSMYYACLCGHEELVQYLLASGAKCEANTFDGERCVYGSLSDSVRRLLKDYKCVSVRAMQRDDFNYFLHMLLEQGQHNDVKFLVHGQTFSAHRCVLSAHSEYFTEMFESKWKGKNLITLKHPLINPAAFGAILQYIYTGRMDIDVSLVEECRRLAKQCKMSELIEELENKCKQVYEFVSNKPGICVKVLSLEPHSCRLQEEMAQLADCALPTELRVGFGELPFNRVDHLPTYPDVCFRVDGYDFLCHKAFFCGRSDYFKALLEDHFSEGEQLQSQPSTPVITLHNISHEIFILLMYYIYSDDTELTMENVFDVLCVADMYLLPGLKRLCGKTLGKAICEDNVLHMWKTAKLFRLSRLEDQCTEFMAKIIERMVEQPEFAEIIKEDASSLEDRHETDSVPLVDDIRYHIASNVQTYSAIEEANQKLAALEELLSSINIDC; this comes from the exons ATGCCTCACAGAGGACCGAAAACACCGAGGGGATCATGGATGTGTACGATTTGTttagcagctgcagaaagggcGACATTTGTAGAGTCAG ATACCTTGTTGAACAAAGAGACGTTGACCTCAAT GTATTATGCTTGTCTCTGTGGTCATGAGGAGCTGGTCCAGTACCTGTTGGCTAGTG GTGCCAAGTGTGAAGCCAACACGTTTGATGGCGAGCGTTGTGTGTACGGCTCGCTGAGTGACTCAGTTCGACGCCTGCTCAAAGATTATAAGTGTGTCAGTGTCCGCGCCATGCAGCGAGATGATTTTAACTACTTTCTGCACAT GTTACTGGAGCAGGGTCAACACAACGACGTCAAGTTTCTGGTTCATGGGCAAACATTTTCAGCCCACCGCTGTGTTCTCAGTGCACACTCCGAGTACTTCACTGAAATGTTTGAGTCCAAGTGGAAAGGGAAGAATCTGATCACCCTCAAACACCCTTTG ATCAACCCTGCAGCCTTTGGAGCCATCCTGCAATATATTTACACAG GACGTATGGATATTGATGTAAGCCTTGTTGAGGAGTGCAGACGTCTTGCTAAACAGTGCAAAATGTCAGAACTCATAGAGGAGCTGGAGAATAAATGCAAACAAGTGTATGAATTTG TGTCCAACAAGCCGGGAATCTGTGTGAAAGTTCTCAGCCTGGAGCCTCACAGCTGTCGACTGCAGGAGGAGATGGCTCAGTTAGCAGACTGCGCCCTGCCCACTGAACTAAGA GTTGGATTTGGAGAACTTCCCTTTAACAGAGTTGACCACTTACCTACTTATCCTGACGTCTGCTTCAGAGTCGATGGTTACGATTTCTTGTGTCATAAG gcGTTTTTCTGTGGGCGCAGTGATTACTTTAAAGCCTTACTGGAGGACCACTTCAGTGAGGGAGAGCAGCTACAGTCACAGCCCAGCACCCCAGTGATCACTCTGCACAACATCTCCCATGaaatcttcatcctcctcatgtATTACATCTACAGTGATGACACAGAG CTAACGATGGAGAACGTGTTTGATGTCCTGTGCGTGGCTGACATGTACCTGCTGCCGGGGCTGAAGCGTCTGTGTGGGAAGACGCTCGGTAAGGCTATATGTGAGGACAACGTTCTGCACATGTGGAAGACAGCCAAGCTTTTCCGTCTCTCTCGGCTGGAAGATCAATGCACAGAGTTCATGGCCAAGATCATCGAGCgg ATGGTGGAGCAGCCCGAGTTTGCGGAGATCATCAAAGAAGACGCCTCGTCACTGGAGGACAGACATGAGACTGACTCTGTCCCCCTGGTGGACGACATCCGCTACCACATTGCAAGCAACGTCCAGACTTACAGCGCCATCGAGGAGGCTAATCAGAAGCTGGCTGCCTTGGAGGAGCTGCTGTCAAGCATTAATATTGACTGCTAA
- the abtb1 gene encoding ankyrin repeat and BTB/POZ domain-containing protein 1 isoform X2, translated as MDVYDLFSSCRKGDICRVRYLVEQRDVDLNVRDKWDSTPLYYACLCGHEELVQYLLASGAKCEANTFDGERCVYGSLSDSVRRLLKDYKCVSVRAMQRDDFNYFLHMLLEQGQHNDVKFLVHGQTFSAHRCVLSAHSEYFTEMFESKWKGKNLITLKHPLINPAAFGAILQYIYTGRMDIDVSLVEECRRLAKQCKMSELIEELENKCKQVYEFVSNKPGICVKVLSLEPHSCRLQEEMAQLADCALPTELRVGFGELPFNRVDHLPTYPDVCFRVDGYDFLCHKAFFCGRSDYFKALLEDHFSEGEQLQSQPSTPVITLHNISHEIFILLMYYIYSDDTELTMENVFDVLCVADMYLLPGLKRLCGKTLGKAICEDNVLHMWKTAKLFRLSRLEDQCTEFMAKIIERMVEQPEFAEIIKEDASSLEDRHETDSVPLVDDIRYHIASNVQTYSAIEEANQKLAALEELLSSINIDC; from the exons ATGGATGTGTACGATTTGTttagcagctgcagaaagggcGACATTTGTAGAGTCAG ATACCTTGTTGAACAAAGAGACGTTGACCTCAATGTAAGAGATAAATGGGATAGCACCCCTCT GTATTATGCTTGTCTCTGTGGTCATGAGGAGCTGGTCCAGTACCTGTTGGCTAGTG GTGCCAAGTGTGAAGCCAACACGTTTGATGGCGAGCGTTGTGTGTACGGCTCGCTGAGTGACTCAGTTCGACGCCTGCTCAAAGATTATAAGTGTGTCAGTGTCCGCGCCATGCAGCGAGATGATTTTAACTACTTTCTGCACAT GTTACTGGAGCAGGGTCAACACAACGACGTCAAGTTTCTGGTTCATGGGCAAACATTTTCAGCCCACCGCTGTGTTCTCAGTGCACACTCCGAGTACTTCACTGAAATGTTTGAGTCCAAGTGGAAAGGGAAGAATCTGATCACCCTCAAACACCCTTTG ATCAACCCTGCAGCCTTTGGAGCCATCCTGCAATATATTTACACAG GACGTATGGATATTGATGTAAGCCTTGTTGAGGAGTGCAGACGTCTTGCTAAACAGTGCAAAATGTCAGAACTCATAGAGGAGCTGGAGAATAAATGCAAACAAGTGTATGAATTTG TGTCCAACAAGCCGGGAATCTGTGTGAAAGTTCTCAGCCTGGAGCCTCACAGCTGTCGACTGCAGGAGGAGATGGCTCAGTTAGCAGACTGCGCCCTGCCCACTGAACTAAGA GTTGGATTTGGAGAACTTCCCTTTAACAGAGTTGACCACTTACCTACTTATCCTGACGTCTGCTTCAGAGTCGATGGTTACGATTTCTTGTGTCATAAG gcGTTTTTCTGTGGGCGCAGTGATTACTTTAAAGCCTTACTGGAGGACCACTTCAGTGAGGGAGAGCAGCTACAGTCACAGCCCAGCACCCCAGTGATCACTCTGCACAACATCTCCCATGaaatcttcatcctcctcatgtATTACATCTACAGTGATGACACAGAG CTAACGATGGAGAACGTGTTTGATGTCCTGTGCGTGGCTGACATGTACCTGCTGCCGGGGCTGAAGCGTCTGTGTGGGAAGACGCTCGGTAAGGCTATATGTGAGGACAACGTTCTGCACATGTGGAAGACAGCCAAGCTTTTCCGTCTCTCTCGGCTGGAAGATCAATGCACAGAGTTCATGGCCAAGATCATCGAGCgg ATGGTGGAGCAGCCCGAGTTTGCGGAGATCATCAAAGAAGACGCCTCGTCACTGGAGGACAGACATGAGACTGACTCTGTCCCCCTGGTGGACGACATCCGCTACCACATTGCAAGCAACGTCCAGACTTACAGCGCCATCGAGGAGGCTAATCAGAAGCTGGCTGCCTTGGAGGAGCTGCTGTCAAGCATTAATATTGACTGCTAA